A window from Bordetella petrii encodes these proteins:
- the mobA gene encoding molybdenum cofactor guanylyltransferase MobA, with protein MIDKTDITGLILAGGRGSRMGGVDKGLQNYQGIPMAMHALLRLSPQVGQAMINANRNLGAYEAMGVPVWPDTLPDFAGPLAGLAAGLERCETRYLATVPCDSPRFPLDLVERLAGELAGHDADIAMAATLQNGQLRTQPVFCLMKTSLLPSLLAFLQSGQRKIDAWTAMHRCVEVRFDDAPAFAGANTLAELQQL; from the coding sequence ATGATCGACAAAACCGACATCACGGGCCTGATTCTCGCGGGCGGGCGCGGCAGCCGCATGGGCGGCGTCGACAAGGGCCTGCAGAACTACCAGGGCATTCCCATGGCCATGCATGCCTTGCTGCGGCTGTCGCCGCAGGTGGGCCAGGCTATGATCAACGCCAACCGCAACCTGGGCGCCTACGAAGCCATGGGCGTGCCGGTATGGCCCGACACCCTGCCCGATTTCGCCGGCCCCCTGGCCGGGCTGGCGGCGGGCCTGGAACGCTGCGAAACCCGCTATCTGGCCACCGTGCCCTGCGACAGCCCGCGCTTTCCGCTCGACCTGGTCGAGCGCCTGGCCGGCGAACTGGCCGGGCACGACGCCGACATCGCCATGGCCGCCACGCTGCAGAACGGCCAGCTGCGCACCCAGCCGGTGTTCTGCCTGATGAAGACCTCGCTGCTGCCCAGCCTGCTGGCCTTCCTGCAAAGCGGGCAGCGCAAGATCGACGCCTGGACGGCCATGCACCGCTGCGTCGAGGTGCGCTTCGACGATGCGCCGGCCTTCGCCGGCGCCAACACGCTGGCCGAACTGCAACAGCTATGA